ACAAATACAGGTGTGTTTGGTTAGATGCTATCAGATTTTTAGCACAACAATGAGCGTTCGGGCAGCACCGGCAACAGGTCAAACGCAAGAGGCGACCATCTTGAAAGCAGTCGCCCTTGGGCACGGTTTATGGTTTTAGAGGGAAGACCAGCAGCGTTATCACATTCTGTTGTCTCtgtacacacagcagcacttcctACACTGTCTGCCCGATTGTTGCCGCTGCGCGTCGGTCACGGGGGCCCCTTTCTTCGCTCCTTTTGTCGTTAAGGCGACAGAGTCACGTCTGGAAATCCTTCGCTGAGCTGCGGTGAGTGCAAACGACGGAATAAATCAGATCAACACAGGGAAAGTTGTTCCATTTAATTCTAGGCGTAATCTTAAGAAAGACCTAAATCAAGATTGTCACATTTccacagcacgcacacacaagcacactcTGAAAGCGCAAACAAAGGAgtaagaaatgaaaacaaatcaaattaaatggCCTCAATATCTAATCAATGTCAATTCTGCATTAAGATTGTCCTCTAAATCTCTACACCACTAACAATGAAGCAATTGATTACTATAAAATAGAactttcttatttaaaaaattatattaaattCTAATGGCACTTCTACAGATTCTATCAAATAGATTTTGATGTTTagaaggttgttgttgtttttttaactgagAAATTAAAACTGAGACAGTCAAATGTTGCACAAGAAGCAAATGCAGTAATAAATATGTTTCATGATTATACACATTTTCACAGTTGTAACAGAGGACAAAAATTCCAGTATCATTTaagtctcttttcttttttttttttgacttgAAGATCATACAGCATGAGATAGGCGAATGACGCTGCATCAGGGGCGCGGCGCCGTTTCCATTGAAATCAACGTCTCAGTGTTTCACATTCAACAATGATATTAACCGATGACTGAACCAGCTCCCAGTAGTATCAGCTACCCAATaccaaaatctaaaaaaaaaaaatgcttgttTCCAGTTAAACACCTCCCAGAGTGATTTATTCACattgacaaagaaaaaaaaaaaaaacttcctaAGAAATTTCAGAAAACATCAGGGTAATCTCTCGCaaagcagcaaaaaataaaCCGACATTTTACTTTGTTGACATGGCGGAAAAGGGGGAACGACCGCTTCAGTGATGCGAACTTTACCGCCGCAGTTCAGggcaaaatgttttttaaaaatgggtcCGCTATAGAAAAAAAGGGCTTCTCCAGATGCAACACCTGTCCGTGTGTCTACAAGGCACATTTGGTGACCATACTGGAggtataaataaagactgaagaCAATAAACAGGTGTTTTTGTTCCTCTCATTGTTAGTTTTTTCTACTATTGTACACATGTACATGACAATCTTTTTTTCTGCACCACATACAaaacctttaaaagaaaaaaggatcAAATCTACATTCTTGCGTTCAAATCGAAATATGTGTGAAAACATGTGAATTAGAGTGAAAGTTCTGACACGTGAAGATGAGCTTGATTGTTTGCACAGCTAAACAGGAAGTCAATTCCCAATGTTTGTAACGGGAATATGTCTGAGCCCCTTCAACAACGAGCCTCTGGCCATTTCTGGAACTCTGACATGCAAATGTCACATGTGGATTCACTTCCTTTAAGGGACTTATGAGGTTAAATATCCAGGTAAATGGACGGCGAcgtgcctgtctgccctccatACTCAGTCACCACAAACTTTCCCACCCAAGCacatggaaaacagaaaaactcaGATTACTCTAATAGATGTGCAATCAAATCACCACCATATCGCCTCTCCATTAAGGAACAAAGAAGCATTTATCGACTGCATGCTGGGGTtgcgggggaggaggggtctGTTCTTTGATGCCTCCAAACAATACACCTGTTTACAGTGTCCTTGGTCTCcctttgctaaatacatttctCACATTCCAACGGCTCCATTCAATACAGAAAAGTGCACAGAGAGACTCGCGCTCCCTGTTCTCTCCGCCGCTGGGAGgggggacacaaacacacaatgatCCCTTGAGAACTACCTGGgatttggttgttgttgttggtggcgGGGGAGACAAAGCATGGCATTGTCTCGGTTCTATAGGTAGCCGATGCTACATCGGCCCGACCCAAGAGCCCCCCGTCGCAGAGTGGCGTGCGGGGATAAAAAATAACCTGCCCTGATTTGTAGTGATCAGATCTCGTGTGGAAGGGCGCGATAGTTTACGAGGCTGCAGCCTCAATAAGACACCTGCCTGTCTCCTCCTTACATGTGCGGCAACAGGGAAAAACAAATAGATTGATAAATAGGatatatatttacattaaatatacatataGTAAGAAATAGCAGCCTAGACAATAGTGTCGAAACTATATGCAtgctaaaaatgaacaaaaacaagtGCTTCTCTATGTTCCTTGTGATAAACCTTGAATACTCCATAGAGATGTCTATGTCGTATATTAATACACAATTACAGTAACCTGActtgcacagagaaaatgaacaAACAGCCCAAATACCAGTTAATGAGTACCGAGATCACGAATCAAGCTCAGAGAAATGACGACTGAGCCTACAGTAAACCCTGAACCAAGGcaaactaataaataaattctgCTCAAGTCTTCTCAGGACAGATTAGACAAATAGTATTTTAGtattattggattttttttttatgtttttagtGCCCCCTTAAGAAACCCAACAGCAACGATCCGGATAGCGTCATCAGAGGCTCCAGCATCAGTAGTAATTTACAcccatttggaaaaaaaaaaaagaaagtgacaATTGAGTCAGTAGGTTCTGCTGAGCGGCAGACGGAGGGGAACCGACGGCGGTGCTGACCAAGGTCCAAAGACCCGCACGTGCACTAGTTTCCCTGCCTGCTACACTGCGTCGGCGTGCCCTTTTTTACATCATACCAGGAAATAACAAGGTGATTTACTCTTGGCTTAGGACCCAAATGAGTCAACAGGTATTACACTGGAGAAGCACGTTATTTGCTTTTGCCGCATTCTCGCAAATGACCTAATTAAGGGCACTCAAGAAGTGATTGACATTCAGTTGATGTTACCTTTGTTACCACCTGGTATGTGGAGTGTAATGCAGGGTTCTTTGCTTAGGTCTGAAATCTCGCTCAGAAAAGGCCTGGCCACAGATCTCATTCCTGCTCGACTAAGTACACAAGGTGAAGTGTTAAGAATTTCAGTAGGCACCAGTGTTACAGGCATTAGCTTTAAACTACTCCCCACCCCGCCTTTGATAATaccacccttttttttaaagaatccgAAGCCCAATCCCTTACTATATACCGAGAACATAAGGAGAttccccaaaacaaacaaaaaacatgtcAGTGTGGAGATGTGATGACTGCTTGCCtcagaaacaaccaaaaactgtgactccattaaaaaaaacaaaaaaaacgacTTCATGAAATAACAATCAGACTTCCAGTATTCCGACTTCATTAGTTTTGCTGCCTTATGATAGTTTACTTGGACTAAACCAAtccttgaaaataaataatcataatagagttaaaaatatatatatagctaCTCACGGACGGGTTTGAGTTCCCATGTGCACAAATAATAGTCTCAGTCACCTTGACAATTGTATTAACAtaagttagcattagctgtctCCCATTTGCCCAGAGGGTTGTGAACATGGGACGCTTTTGGGCAAAACTCGgccaaaaaacagcaaaaaactcCTCAAATAAACTCAGCAGGTTGAAACAAATGAGGGAATCACCCGATTTGTTCACCTTCATTCCCACAGATCCAGCTCGAGTTTCACAGCACCCGTGTTTACGCTTAGCACCCCGTGCACCTTCAACCGCCCGCCTCTGACCCACACGTCCTGCACAGAAAACAGCTCCAGTCCTACAGTTGCTACATCGTTCACTTGAGAAATGCCGTGCGAGGGAGAATCCAGGAGATGTGTCCTGACAAACTGTacaatgggagagagagagctcgtTCAGTAGTATTAAAAGACTGTCTGGTGTCACGGCGCCGCCAGGTGGCGTTTTATCCGATAGCGAGAGTTTTGACAAGGCCACAGTGAAACTTCCTGATGTGGCGGTAGAGATCCCCGGACTGGGTGAAGCGCCGCTCGCACCACTTGCACGCGTGAGGCTTCTCACGCGTGTGGACGACGGCGTGCCTGCTCAAGTTATGGGAGTACTGGAAGCTCTTGCCGCACTGGCCGCACGTGAAGGGCTTCTCGCCAGAGTGCGTGCGCTCGTGGCGCTTCAGCGTGTACATGCAGGAGAAGGTCTTGTTGCACTGCATGCAGGTGGGCACCGAGCCGTCCGGGGACAACTTGGAGCGGGCGCCGTCCTTCTCGCGGAAGTGCGAGCTgaggtgcagctgcagcacgTGGGGACTGGGGAAGACTTTGCTGCAGAGGGGGCACACGCACACCTGTTGCCCCGGGGGCAGAAGCACCCCGCTGGAGGTGGAGATATCTGAAGAGGCCaggtcgtcctcctcctcctcttcgctgTCCCCGAGTAGCcgacccctcctctcctccgcctcccTGCCCGGAGCACCCTCCCTTCCCCTGCAGGCCTCCCCCTCTTCATCCATCAGGTCCTCCTCCTGGGAGAGGAGGGCGGCTGTGGAGCCGTTGTTGCCTGGGAAGAGGGCAGCGAACCCTGTCACCACAGAGCTCCTGGCACTATTCCCAAAGCGCTGGCTCTCAGGGCTCATCGGCTCACTGTCCTCCTGTTCTGACAGCAAGTCGTGTTCGTCTTTAACAAGTGGCTCACtgccctgctgctggctgtcgAGGGCCAGCTGTCCCGAGACATAGGAGGGGTGTAAGGGATCTCTGCTAGACAGAGGCTTGAAAGACAAATCCAGTGCACAGTCCATGTCATCTGAAGCCCGAGACCTCTGGGACAGGGCGACGGTGGAACTACTGACatcagcttttgtttttccagctgtttggatGCAGGGCTCAGCCTCTGCTGACACATAATTGACACCTACAAGGTCCGGGGACCTGCCAGAGTGACCGTTCGCCTTCTGCCTGCTCTGCGTAGACGTATCAAAATCTGTGACAGCCAGCCTGACTTCGCGGTTGTCCGTGTCAAACTCTTCCACCAGGGGGGCTCTGGGTAGCCCCTGAGACGGCGTCTCGGCCTGTCGCCGGATGACCTGCTTACTGTGCAGCTCGCCGTCTGAGGAATTTTCTCTTTCCAGACAGCTGAGTCCCAAATCGTCACTCATTTTTTcatccagagaggagagctccTTATCTTTAAGCTTGCCTTTGCACACTTTGACGATATCATACATGTGGAGGTAGCTGGCCGCTGCCAGGACATCCTCCACCGGGAGAGAGCCGAATTCCAACTTCCCCTCATACATAAATTCAAGGAGCAGACTGAAAGCCGGGGCTGTCACAATGTCACTGTTGAGATGCACAACGTCCCTTTTGTCCAGCTGGTCCCTGTAGAAGAGATGGAAGTACATGCTGCAGGAGGCCAGCACGGCTCTGTGTGCTTTGAATTGAGCCTCGCCGACAAGAACAGTGCAGTCACAGAGGAAACCTTGGTGACGCTGCTGACTCAGACACTGCAGCAACTGGCGGCTATGGTCTGGGAACTCCATTCTTCCTTCATAACCTGgtgaaaaaacaggaaaaacaggatAGGGGGTGAGCTAAACGAAGCCACTGTGCACATCAGGCCCACAGAGAGTAACCCAGAGCAGACCAAACCTGACAAAAAACTTTCAGCGCATTGTTGAAAATACTTTTAAATGTATGGAAACACACTGGAAAGTCCACAGACGTTAAAGCACGCCAATTAACAGCGATTCCAGATCTTCTAGGAATATTTCAAACGACCTAAACTTCATCAACTTGGGAGCAGGAATTCTTTCCAGCGGTGCTGCGCTCACCCATGTGTCACGGTGGAAACGGAGCCACTTTCTCTTCGAATGACCCGAACCTGCTGGCGTCTAGAGTCGCGTCCCGTGCGCCTCGATAATCGGTCGCGCAAACATGTAGAACCGCGGCGCTCGCAGGACGCGCAGCCGGGATTTGGACGCCGGTCCCGGTGTCGCACGGAGAAGGAGCCTTTGGAGGAAGCGGCGAGCGGTGCGGAGTGAGTAAACTGGCGCTCTGTTTGCTAATTACACTGCAAGCTGTGGAGTCAGCTGCTCTGACATCACCGCAATGGAAACGCtacctccagctgtgctcccCTTTATGCCATATGTTAACTCTGGACTACGCAGTCCAAAAAAGACACCCAACTTAGTTCGAAATAGACCCCGCGGTTGAAAAGAGAcgtgaggggggaggaggaggaggattgtgAACCTTTCTCAAAATCCAACGTATCGACGGAACAAAACTGCCACCGACAACCGTGACAGAACATTAAACGCTCCGAGTCCCATTTACGCACTCGTGAGACACGAACAACTACGGAATATTATGAAGGGGACCAGTAAGAGTAGACGATCACaaaaggaaggagggggagggaaaagTTAAGCCAATATAGGTAGTTATTAATAAGTTAGATGCTGAGAtcggttttttttaaagtttagatatttccccccccccccattgtttTTGGTTAAAAGATTAAAGTGCATGCGTGATTCGGAAAAGCCCGAGACGAGGTCAGCCGAGCTCCACGTCTGCGTTTGGAGACGCATTGCTCGGATCCTTTTAAACAGCGGAGGAACTCGCAGCCAGAGAGCCAACTGCGCTCAGCGAAGCGGCGAGCGGACACGCTTTAACTTTGGGCTCCTCCGGCACCGAAGCGCacgcaggaaaaaaaataaaatcccaaacACTGGGTACTCACATTTATTTCCAGCCGGTGCGTCGTGTTTTCTCCTAGAAGCCCCGACGTCCTTTCATGATGTGTGGGCCAGATGTTCGCTTCTCCTCGCCGTTTCTTGAGCTTGAGTCCGTCCCTGGTGAGGCAGGCTGCACTCAGCGCTGCTGTGTGTCAGGCAGGTTGATAACGGCACAACTCTCGCGATAGCGCGCAGCCACAATAAGTTGTGCACTTCTCGGTGGATTCACACAGTGGCAGCAAGCAGTTGGCCCTCTTATGAAAACACCTGTCCAAGGGGTGGCGGTTGATTTTACAACGAAATCCTCAtttctggtttaaaaaaagatatacaTATAAGTGTAATTTTTTGTGCATTCTTACCTCTAATGTTGGCAGTGTTAGATGGTGAATAAAAGGAGATTGTTTCATCCAAAAATAATTATATGTGAAGGTATTCTAAGTGACAGAAAGAATTTTAAATCGGGCTTTGTGATCTGGAGGGGTCAGAGGACTATTGGGAACTTTTTAAAGCCGTTCACTCCTAATCCTGCTTTGGATTGTGGAATTCCCTGGCACCACACCACCCCAGCGCCTTTGTTGCCCCGGACCACATCAGGTCCGGCACCGTGATGTGTTTGACCTAAATCGTCTCGAGACGCGAACTCTGTTGTTTCACAGCTGCTTGCGTTTGAAGAAGTAGGGTTGGATTTTTTTGCAAACAAACAGCCTCTGGAGCCCGCAGAAATGGTAGCGAGGCAGAAAAACAGGGGCCCGAGGTTGCAGCTGCTCATCTCttgctccccccacctcccgtccctccctctgctcccccaaCTGCTTCGGTCACCTTTGCCCTGTGTTCCAGCTGCCGTGTGCTTTGAAAGGGCCATTTGCAGCTCCTCGCAGCCCTCTGACAGAGAGGGGAGCGGGCAATGTGATGGGAGGCAGCAGCCACTGGCCGAAAAAGGGGCCACGGGCTAGATTCTTATCCACTTACCACTTAATTCCATTTTTAGTCTGGCTGTTACTGCTACAGAGAGTGGATATCTGCACCCGAGTCATGTCCAGATGAGCCGAGTCAGTGTCATGCCctaaaataaaattgaaaaaaataaaaaaaattattgacAAACTCCATTGAAGCATTAACCAAACACTTTAAAGCATGATGGCGATAAAACAATTCACCATTCAGCACGCTAACACACATCCATACAGGAGCAGTGATGTGGATAAGAATAGGAGCTGCAGCCCCGTGTTTCCGTGGCCCTGGCAAACGTGGGCGCCCGAGcagaggaggggtgtgtgttcacagggCAAGACAAAGCAGTGGTTGTGCCTGGGGACCGCGGCCTCCGAGAGAGAGGCTCGCCATGGTGAAGGttctcacacacagaaaaagacagagaatgaaggacagagagagagagagagagaatgggagtgGGAGAGTGGGGgagcagggagagaaagagagagagaacactTCCTggagtttctttctttctctctgctaTCATCAATGGCATTCTCCCCCTGACCCACTCCTCTCTCTGACAAACAAAAGACCCCACATTCCAGTGTAGCCTGACCGGCCAACCAGCCAGCCATCCAGTTCGACCACATTGCTCTCACAGTCTGAAACCCAAGTCTCATCCTAGGGGTGGGCGTCAGTCCGAGGATGCTGCCTGCTTTCACACATCTTCTAGATTTAcactttttcctcccttttcaaagtgggaaaaaaaggaggggggggggggttcttgcgGAATCCTGTAAATTCAGGCGATACCACAGCTGTTCCATCAAATTGACACCAAGGATGTGATGTTGCAAGATTCATTTTACATGCATTTTATctcagaagccccccccccccccccccccaagcccccAACCTTCAAATGCTTTTTAGATTATTTAAAGGCTCAGAAATTAGAGTAATGGAGAAAAATGCCACAACCACAGCGTCACCCTCGGCACCCTCGGTGTGCTTTcaagaaaaatctgttttagGCCTTGATGGTGTTTTATGGGCAGAGCTGCATAACAGGTGGATCAAACATCCTGGGACAGTTGCAGCAACATTGCGCCGCAGTTGCTGGGAGATGCTTGGTCTGACCCCCACCACTTCCTCCGCATTATGGCCCCGCTGCCCTTCAGCGTCTCATTGTTGTCACCACGCGCCACCTCTTCTCCTTCAACAGCACATTAAGCCCCATTCTGATCATTAAATTCTCCACAGATAAGCACATGCACGGTACAACGCAGATATCCATCACCCGCTCTCAGATCTGGCCGCTTTCTCGCTCAACAACAGAACGAACATTTCCAGAAGTGGAATTGAGGCGACtcgggaggaggaagatgagggtgGCACGGCGCAAGAACTGTCAAAATATGGGATGCCCTCACCCGGCTCTGGCCGTATGACAGGAATAGCGGCAACGCTGCCACATAGTAGCAGAGAGGAATACATTAGAGCATAAGTGACAAAGAGGGGAAATGACAACAGGGGGGGCTGAGAGATAGAGGGCAGAGGCCAACAAGTGTTTCAGCATAGGAAAAATGCTGGCAGCCATCCTTGCatcgctgctctgctctttctttATTCcccaacattttattttagtgttttatcGCATGTTTTCTTATTATATAACACTGCAAGTCTACTCAGTTCTCATCTGACTGGTCTAGACCAAAGCTCAGGGCATTTAATGGGAAGGATGGTGAAACATGTCTGTACCTGCCCTAAACTGGTTTAACTCCTGCCTGCTGGCAGGGTGCTCTTTGTGACTCAAGcggctgtttattttaaataatcccAATCAACAGGTGGCGTAACAACTAAAAAGTCCCTTCGtgttaaagcctttttttcacCACATTTCAGTCAGCAGCTGACTCATAAACCTCGGTGTGTTTGATGTTATATTTGTAGATTTACAATGCGTCTTGTAATGTTTTAGACATTTAACAGGTCCCCCTTTTCCCCTCTACCAGGTGAGATGCTTAATAATCATAATAACTACGGAAACAATAATCGGAATTTATGATACCAGGTTGGATTACAAATGTGTGCTGTACTTTATTAAACGATTCTTATCATCCAATCATCATCAAACTTTACCACTGTGGTCATTTGCGTCTGTAAATCCTCAATAAATCATCAGAAGTGACACAAATCGAAGATTTAGAGCCCAACCAACATGGGAGACTGGG
Above is a genomic segment from Takifugu rubripes chromosome 2, fTakRub1.2, whole genome shotgun sequence containing:
- the zbtb42 gene encoding zinc finger and BTB domain-containing protein 18.2 isoform X1, which codes for MGYEGRMEFPDHSRQLLQCLSQQRHQGFLCDCTVLVGEAQFKAHRAVLASCSMYFHLFYRDQLDKRDVVHLNSDIVTAPAFSLLLEFMYEGKLEFGSLPVEDVLAAASYLHMYDIVKVCKGKLKDKELSSLDEKMSDDLGLSCLERENSSDGELHSKQVIRRQAETPSQGLPRAPLVEEFDTDNREVRLAVTDFDTSTQSRQKANGHSGRSPDLVGVNYVSAEAEPCIQTAGKTKADVSSSTVALSQRSRASDDMDCALDLSFKPLSSRDPLHPSYVSGQLALDSQQQGSEPLVKDEHDLLSEQEDSEPMSPESQRFGNSARSSVVTGFAALFPGNNGSTAALLSQEEDLMDEEGEACRGREGAPGREAEERRGRLLGDSEEEEEDDLASSDISTSSGVLLPPGQQVCVCPLCSKVFPSPHVLQLHLSSHFREKDGARSKLSPDGSVPTCMQCNKTFSCMYTLKRHERTHSGEKPFTCGQCGKSFQYSHNLSRHAVVHTREKPHACKWCERRFTQSGDLYRHIRKFHCGLVKTLAIG
- the zbtb42 gene encoding zinc finger and BTB domain-containing protein 18.2 isoform X2, with translation MEFPDHSRQLLQCLSQQRHQGFLCDCTVLVGEAQFKAHRAVLASCSMYFHLFYRDQLDKRDVVHLNSDIVTAPAFSLLLEFMYEGKLEFGSLPVEDVLAAASYLHMYDIVKVCKGKLKDKELSSLDEKMSDDLGLSCLERENSSDGELHSKQVIRRQAETPSQGLPRAPLVEEFDTDNREVRLAVTDFDTSTQSRQKANGHSGRSPDLVGVNYVSAEAEPCIQTAGKTKADVSSSTVALSQRSRASDDMDCALDLSFKPLSSRDPLHPSYVSGQLALDSQQQGSEPLVKDEHDLLSEQEDSEPMSPESQRFGNSARSSVVTGFAALFPGNNGSTAALLSQEEDLMDEEGEACRGREGAPGREAEERRGRLLGDSEEEEEDDLASSDISTSSGVLLPPGQQVCVCPLCSKVFPSPHVLQLHLSSHFREKDGARSKLSPDGSVPTCMQCNKTFSCMYTLKRHERTHSGEKPFTCGQCGKSFQYSHNLSRHAVVHTREKPHACKWCERRFTQSGDLYRHIRKFHCGLVKTLAIG